From Plasmodium cynomolgi strain B DNA, chromosome 9, whole genome shotgun sequence:
AATGCGCTGCTCGATGCAGATGTGCTGATAGATGTGtccaaaattaaaatctACGCAAAGGAAAATTTCGATCTTGAATTAATAAACAACGTAAACGATCGATTCGTAGAAAAgacatataatttattgaTGGAcacgagaaaaaataaaattccgGAGGACGAACTTcatgattttattttcctactGATGAgtgaaaggaaggaaaacagccaaatggaaaagatgAACAGAAAAGGGAACGATAAAAGTGAGTTGGTGAAGGGGTCCGCCAAATGtccaataaaaaatgaagtcaccaatttgataaaaaagatgaataagtttcacttttattttaaagaatttcTCAAGAAGGATAAATTGTGGATGGATGCCGCAGACCGGGGAGATGGAAAGGCCACCACGTGGAGCACTACGAGAGGTGCTACCCTGGATAATCGCGGAACCCACAAGCAGTCGGCTCTCCAACCGAACGCTGACAAGgaatgcagaaaaaaggttGGCACCTGTTTGTCTTACATACAAAGGAAAGGCGAAACGGGAAAGGGGGAACCACTGTATTCGCACAGTAAGGAGAGAAAGGAACAGCGGGAGAAAACCGAACGAGCCATTCGCAGCTTGTTGAGTAGCGGCCTCAGTGAGACGGAGTTGGACGTGGAGCGCCTCGTCGAAATGGGGGAAGTGGCAGAAGTGGATGAGGAAGTGGTGGAAGGGGCTGAGGAAGTGGCGGAAGGGGCTGAAGAAATTAATGCTAGTTTGGGAGGACCAGAACGTGCGACAAAAAAGATGGCTCCATTTATCCAACGCGTAAAGGTACATAATGTTTCCCTTTCCACTTCTAATGATAATAAGGTCAGAGAAACGGAAGACGCACAAACCTACCGTTTCGATTACGTAGAGAGAGGAGGGTGCACCCTTAGGGGGGACGGCCCACATGGGTGTACCTTCCAAAAGGGCTGCACCAATTTGGTTGCTGGGGGAAGGACGCATAACCGAGGGAGGCACAAACAGGGAGTCAGTCATTTAGGAAAAATTCCACACGGAGACAGTACCCGTGGTGGTAATAGCAGTGATAGAAGTAGCGATAGCAGCAGGGATAGCAGTAGTGATAGCAGTAGCGATAGCAGTAGTGATTCCATTAACGGTGATGACGGCCGCCCCAGTGAAGTCATGCGAAGGAGCCAGTCCGATGGAGCCAAGTACTACCTGTACAATAATCCCCTTTGTGAAGATCACCACAGAGAACTCGCACACGGGGCCTCCCTGACGGAGTACGAAAGGTACATAATccggaagaagaagaagaagaaaaaaaaaaaaaaaaaatcataacaAGGATAAAGATAATCAAAACAGTGACagtctaatttttttacaagtcCCAAATGTGCCAATATTTGATTGGAAAAAACATCGTGGGAGGAACAACAAAAGGAAGccacttggaaaaaataatatggaCAACTATTTGGGGGACGCATACAACAGTTGTGAGGACCCCAGTGAAAGGAACCCCCTGCTGGGGGTAAGCTACGAAGAGGCGTTTTCCCGCGGCTACCTCCCCGAGGAGAGCAACAATTTGGTGCACCCCGTGTTGGGGACGAAGCACGAGAAGGGGGAGCTTTCGAGAAAGTCAGGGTACGCTAAGGGGAACACTAAGGGGGGTATTAAGGGGCACGCTAAGGGGGGTGTTAAGCAGGGTATTAAGCAGGGTATTAAGGGGCACGCTATGAGGGGCGCCACAGGGCGTGAGGACGGTGGAACTTCAACCACCGGCAAAAAGGACCTTACCCCCCCCTCGGTAACCACGTCACCCGTGCCGATCATTCCGCAGGAAAATTATTCTAAAAAAGGGATGCCTTTAAAGTCGGGTAATAACTCCTGTcctgagggggaaaaacgttTAGATCTGTTGTGTCCACATGGTGGAGAGGGGCAACTGTCAGAGTTACACACACGGGGTAGGAATCTTATTCATCTTAAGGTGCCGAATGGACCCTGTCACTTGGGACGATCAGATAAAGGAAATGGTGTCATAAATGTATCAGGAGGGGGGAGTCCTCTCCCAAGTGGAACGCCCATAAGTGCCTTCTCGAATGGAAACCgtatgaggaaaaaaagctcAAGTAGGGGGTTCCATGCAGATGGTGGAATCGACAAAGTGAAAGACAACGGTTTAGCACCCCTCAGTGGGGAAGCAGATACGGGGGAtgatgaagtaaaaaagggagacagAAATGTGGGCCTTAAAACAAATGTAGCgatcgaaaaagaaaaaaggaaaaacgaaaaattacgtcttcccctttgcgAACAAACGGGTGGAAGCACAAAGGAGAGAGATGGTGAGATCCTACTAGTTGGGGGTGCACCCGGCAAGTATGACGACACCACTGCCCATTTCGATGAAGAGCTTAGGATGGATGGGCCGAATGAGTGGAACAGAGGTGTTGCAACTGAGGGAGGAGTGAATAACAACTTGGAAAAATCAAACAGGGGAAATAGGGATTACACGTGGAGAGTACTCGATTTGAGACCCCCCCATGATGATGACCCTACTGTGAGCGCGCAGGACAGCAACGAATGGGAACTCTTCGAGAGGAAAGAATCGACCCCGTTACATCACAAAGGGGAAGTAACTCCCAACGTGAGCAGTGAACAAAATTACCATGTGAGAGATAAGAACGTgaagaaatatgaacaggtcatGTCGAATTGTACGTCCAGCATGGAGTACCCCAGTGAGAGAAACACTTATGGGCACAGAGATGTTTATTCATCCGTTTCGAAAAATGGAGCAAGTTCCTACAGTAATAGAGAAAGGACTGTGTTCCCTGATGGTGCATCTACCTTGGGGAGAGATAATGCCGATAGCTATGATTACTCAGATGAAAGGATTGAAGATGTTGATTTGGATGAAAGGGACAGAAGGACTCATcccaggggggaagaaaaatataattttttggcaaaTGATACATGGAAGAAGGGACCCATTGATGTGGCCACGAATCAAAAGGAAAGAGGTAACACCTGGAGGAGGAATGAAGGCAACATGGGGGGAACCCATTTAGGGGGAGACAAAAAAGACACACTACACAAACGTGATAGAGGCTTTCTTCCAAAGGGTGATTTGAAAGAGGGGGGAGGATCAAGTTATTCGAAGAGTCCCACGTATGATCGCGCGCTGGTTAGACACATCGAACGGGATGTTGCGTTTTATGAGGACATTTCGCGCGATATGGAAGGCGTCACGAGGGGGGCACAGCACGGGTCGTTTTACAGCCCCCCTGAGAGGTACTTGCATGGAGAAGATTGCAGTGCTGATAGTAGTGTCATTTGCAGTCCCCGCTGCAATCCCCGCTGCAGCCCCGCTGGAGACAGCACGAGCAGCTTCAACCAGAAggattttttacttttgaaaaaaaaaagagaagaagatTCCAGGTTGAACAAATggttaaacaaaataaacgccagagaaaatgagaaaaaaaaaaaaatccaagaaaaaaaacgaatccataaaaaaggaattggTAGATTGTACCTTCCACCCCAGGGTCAGCATCACCCAGCCAAACAGAGTGAAAAATCTCATCAAAGAGGAAGGCAGAAAGGGAGGTGGAGTTAACATacaggagaagaaggggtgTATCAAATTAGGCCCTCACAATGGTAAAGGCGAGTTTGATGAGGAACTCCATATTGTTGCGCGTGCGGCGAGTAGATGCACAGATCGGGAGAAGGCAATCACATGGGTTGGCAGCGGATGGACAGACATTACCTATGATAAGAGAAGCATATCGCCCATGAGCAGATATGAGGATGCACTCATGAGTGACCATGTGGCAGGTCAAATGAGCAGAAACATCAGTGAGGGGGATCCCCATGGGAGGGTAGCTTCAGGGAGGGCAGCGAGGAGAGGATATCATACCAGGGGAAGGTACACCGATGGGGAAATCCCTGGTGAAGAAGACATCCACAGCGATCATCCAAATGGTGATCATCCAAATGGTGATCATCCAAATGGTGACGGCAGGAGCGGCGGGGAGGGGCCCTACCGggaaagtaaaataaaacacagaGATAGGAATGAGCTTCTGTACTGGAAAGCCATGAAGCAGAAAGAGCAGCTCCAACGGAAGAAGGACGCTTTTGAAGAAgtcaaggaaaataaatttcaaagAGAATGTAAGTTTAGtccagaaataaaaaacaacgtGAAGATATACATGTCTGACCTCCCAAGGGGGTACAGCAAAACTGTGCAAAGAATCAAAAGGGGCGTCGAGGAAAAGAGAAGAGTCCATAATTTCTTGGAGTATAGGATCCCAGTGGGCACAAATGGAGATAAGAATGCACAGAATATATTTCGCAGTAAATGTCAGGAAGGGAGGACTACCACTCTCTCCCCGTTCAGCTTTGACAAGGGGTTCTACAAGGTGAAAATAAAGCCCGTTTACTTTGAAACGAAAATAAGGTTGtccgaaaataaaattgcatcTCTTGCGATTCGAGAAGACGAAGACCCCTTGTACATCGTTgacatattttgtaaaatccATGCAATTAGGGATGAAGATAAGAGGGTGCTTTATGAATATGTAATGGATGAGTTGGGGAAGGCGTCCCAGGGTAGCTAGCCAACTCACGTGGGAATGATTATGGAGCAGCTGTATCTTGGGGGGAAGGGGCTCTCTTATGCAACCCTTCCTTAGGAAAATACTCCTGCGGGGTAGAGCCCCATTTCTGGATAACCCCCCTTTCGTACTTACGTGTGTGCACACTGATGGGTGAGAAATGTCATTCGGACATTCTGTCATTCTGTTATTCTGTTATTCTGTCATTCTGTCATTCTGTCATTCTGTCATTCTGTCATTCTGTCATTCTGTTATTCTGTCATTCTGTCATTCTGTTATTCTGGCATCCTATTATTCTGCCATTGTGCCATTctgttatttctttttttttttattgtgtaCCCCTTTTAGCATACAATTTATGGGACGCGCCAAAATGCATGCGATTTCGTTGTTGGCTCTGCCACTGCACACCCTGTGCTCACCTTTGAGCCATTTGCCAGTGGGGGGAGAAACGCAAAAACAACGGCGCGCACTGTCATATACGGTGAAGTGCAAACATGGCGGTATTTGCTGCGTTGCAAAAGAAATCGCTTAACTTTTGCAccggttaatttttttcaatttaatGAAGACGGAGGGGGTGAAAATTAACTCATCGTGAGTGTGGACAACTTGGCACTTATATATCTGTGACGCGCCATCCGCATCTGACCAGTCCTaaccttttgcaaaaacgtATTTACAAACAGAACTTCCATTATCGTCGTATTCTCGTTGCACACATTTGCTGGCATTTTCAATAAGCTGTTTTACAAAaggagaattaaaaaatagagacatttttctcttttttttttttttttttctcccacttATTTGACGCGTTTCATTTTCAGTATGGGATATCACTCATGCGGACAAAAATGGGTTCGTACCTTTGACACATCCCCTTGCACGAAAGCGATAAATCTGTGCGAAGAGGGCGTTCCTTCGCTTTCTCCTCTTAGCGACTTTATTTCTCCTCCACGTTGAGCAGCTAAGTATTTGCAACGCGGCATTCACAGCGTGAGAAGATCCCCCATTTCGGGGGTATCCTCTCCGTAGGGGCGGCGTGAGCATACACTTTACTGGccacatatatattcacCCATGCCCATTCGCAGCTTTGCAGAAAGAGGCACTTCCGTcacataagtatatatatatgtgtatattcaATCCGAACGCACTGCATAAGCATGAGGCAGTCGTAAAAGGTAACTCGCATGATAAAATTGCttgtgcaaaatgggaaaaaaaaaaaaaaaaaaaaaaaaaaaaaaacatttctacACTATTGTGAGGGCATTTTGCTTGGGCACAATTGCAAATGAccacataaataaatatataattttacaaaggGTAAAAGTTACCACTCCGTCCGATCGTTTAAGCAGTTGGAGAGCGAACATTTGCCCATTTCACTGCGATGGATGCGAAGTGGCAAAGTGAAAGGGAAGTTACTCAAAAAGGACCTTTTGTCGACTGCGCATCAGAGAAATTGCTTCCCTTTGTGAGATAGCCCCCCAAGTATGATGTGATGCTCGTTTGAAGCACCTttttgtgattatttttgtgaaatttttcgtgaaattttttgtaaaaatttatctttttatCCGTACTCCGTTtggggtgttttttttttttttttttttcttgtgtgTATGCATCTGTCAGTTTGGCACTGTGCAAGAATTTCTCAGTAAGTTTGCGTCCCCTTCGTTTTGGTGCACAGATTTGACTTCCGGCACTGCACTGGGGAGTTGTAGAGCATCCGTCCTGCAGCGCGTTCGCGTCGAAGTGCCCACTTCTATTAGCTGTATATCTCCATTTGCGCCATCGGTGTAGCTTTTCTCACCACGGGCATTGGTGAACTGTCCATTCCAgcgagaaaatgaaaaatagtGAAGAgtgggaaaaggagaagatcTACGACCGCCAGCTGCGGCTATGGGGAGTGAAGGCACAAAACCGAATGATGAAGTCCAACGTACTAATCCTTGGGTTAAGCGGTATCAACAtagaaatatgcaaaaatttaatccTTAATGGAATTAACATAACCATAATTGATGACAATATAGTGAATGAAGAAATGGttgagaatattttttttttgaacgaATCGGACATAAACAATTATGCATGTGTAgctatttttaaagaattgaAAAGTATAAATAAGATGATAAATATGAAGGCATACATAGGGCGAATGGATACTCCAAATGACAGCATAATTATTGACAGCGAATTGGTACAGAATGGAAATGGGGAAATAAGTAATACAACGATGGGAAAAACATTCAGCGTGGACAAGTACATAAGCACGTACACCTCTGTTTGCGTCTCTTGTGAAGATTACCCTTTATACAAATTAGTGAAGATGAACGAATTTTGTCACGAGAAAAATATTGGCTTCTTCGCTGCAATGTGTAATGGGAagtttgcttttttgttctccGATTTTGGCAATCACGTGATTGAGGAATCGTATTACAAGGTGAAGGAAGGACAAAAGAAGGGTGAGACAGGTGCTAACAAGGCGGGGGACCTACAGAAGAAGGATGAAACAGGTGCCAACAAAGCGGGGGACCTACAGAAGAAGGATGAAACAGGTGCCAACAAGGCGGGGGACCTGCAGAAGAAGGATGAAACAGGTGCCAACAAAGCGGGGATCCAAATACAGTATTGCAAATTGTCCCACTTTCTCAAAGTAccatttgaaaattttgacaaaaaaacgaacaaaattattttccctaTGTTTGCGCTAATCCTATTCGAACAAAATAAGCAGCTGAATAAAAACGATAAATCGATTGACGAACAGGaattttatactttttgtGATCAATTTAGCCTCTCGAAGTGCAAGGAAAGTTTGGGCGAAATAACCAAGACGTATAGAGTTGCCTTTTCGCCATCCTGCTCCATCATGGGCGGTGTAACTTCGCAAGAAATTCGGAAATTCGTGTCCAAGCAGCACGAGTCCATCCCCAACTTTTGCGTTTTCGACATGAACCAGAACGTCGTCTGCACGTCGATGATTTCGTGAGGGGGGAGCGAAGAAATGAGGAAGTGAGGAAGTGAGGAAGattgtatgtatgcatgtgcatatgcacatatgtacacatttgcaTGACCCGTTCAGGCGAAAATGACGGAGCTAGccatatgataaaaaaaaaaaaaaaaaaagcacaagcGTAAGCGCATAAAATTACTGCCAGATGCTGCAGCCCCCTCGTGAAAGAACAAATAAGGCCCaatgtgtgtgtattttgTCAGTCCATTTTGAAGACCCCTGTATTAAATTTGGCCAACCACATTGTGTGATAATTGCAGTGTGGCATTTTCGCTTAATTCGACGTTtacacgtatgcatatgtatgtacgccAATTTGCTTGCGCTCTACCACCCGTTTGTTTAAATTCCTGCACACGCTTTAACCCTTTGTGTGCacaggaaaaattaaagcaagCAGTAGCAAATATGCGCGACtgcatatgtacacttgTGCGTATGTTTGCATTTACCCCTACATGGAAAATTTCCCCTCTCGCGCAATTCACACGGGTTAACGGCGTATGTCCATCAACTACCCCTTTTTAGCGACCTTACGttttacttaattttttttttttttagtacaACTTTTTGAACGCTTTTAAATTGTCTCAACCGTAGGAAGCatgtcagaaaaaaaaatattgcctggtcaggtaaaaattttgaatgtaTCTGTTTTTTACGTAATACATGACACTGCGTATAGGCTCAACatgtgacaattttttgcaaaaataatgcCCAAACGGGAGTTATGCCTCCATTTCAAGCTTAATTTATAGCGGGAAATATTGCTTCATCTCATTTGGTCGAAAAGAAGgcgaacataaaaaatgtgaaagcgtaaaaaaaggcTATGTCAAAGGCGCGTACGTAGTGGGGCTGTGAATAATTCCCCCTGCGTTCGCTGCCTTGCTGCTGGTATGGCGGCGCCGCAGGGTTATTTGCTTGCAACGTTTTTAATAAGCTAAAGGGAAGCACATTATGTAttcgtacgtacgtatgcacgTGATGTAAGCATGTTATGTAtgcattcttttttcccgccaagtgatatatatatatatacatatatatacatatatgcataacaTAAACTTACCTTCACTGAGTAGTACTTACCTTTTTACGAAGTGTTAATATTACcgcttacttttttttttttttttggactgCGTTTGATTGagattttttcacaaattaaaacgTCCTCCGACCCTGGGGCACCTTCTCATTTTGtacgtaaaaaagaaaaaaagtatgaaacTTTTTTCATCTTACAAATGGGCTACTCCTGTGAgagcgatttttttttttgtacattaaGTGAGCGCATAAAGTTGTTTGATGTAAATGAATGTACGTATCTCACGTGACAGCACTTGCTGACATGCGCACGTGAGAAGTGAGCAAATGAGTATGCTCTCACGTAGGTATACTGTAATTACATGCCATGCGTGTACCCTTTCGCAAAAGGAAAGGcgaaagaaaaggggaacactCCCAATGTTGCCCAACGCATggcaattcctttttttttttttgtgataaaaattgcttcttttttttttgaaaccaCCTCCGTTCACCTCCTACATTTTTTGGAGCCATTGGTCCAGAACAGATCGATTTGGTTGATCTGAGTGGTGCCCACATGCGTTCATGTTAAGTGGGCATGTGCCTGAATGTGCGCACGGGGGAGATCTTCCACTCTGGCACAGTTTCGCTCCATCGCACCGTTGCAGCGTTGTAGCGCCGCGGCATTGTAGCATCGTAGCATTGTAGCGTCGCGGCATTGTAGCATTTTATCACCACCCCACCACACCAGTTTTGCCCCTGCACACAAGCTTGTACGCGAGTGTAGCAGCCGCCCCCCAGTGCGCGCTCAGGTACCTGACCTCGCCCAACTGTCCAACCGTCCAGCCACCCTACTGCCGAATCGCCTTACTGCCGAACCGCCTTCCTGCCGAACCAACCGCGGGAAAAATGCTCggtggaaaagaaaatgacgGCTGCTCCAAAGCGTCGatgaaaagtaaaaacataAAGATAATAAAAGTGCCAAAGTTTGTTTCAAATAAATGGCTGCAATATAACAATAAAGATATTGTTGGTTTATTTGAGCAAAACAACAATGAAATTTCGACCCTGTACGTACAGAAGGATGACACTgataacgtaaaaaaattgacgtGTAATAAAGGCAGTACggtaaatacatatatactaAAACAAAGTAAAGTGTCGTTAAAACCGAGTAAGGGGGTTAACCCTAGCAGCTCCCCGTCCGCCACGACGACCAGCACTGCCCCTACGAACTCGAATAGTAAAACTAGCGAAAATGTAAATCAAAGTAAAGTTAAAATTAACCTGAACAATCctgtaaaggaaaatacgGACAGGAATAAAGATACTGATTATGTAGTGTGTGCAGATGTgctaaaaaattgcgaacaTACATACTCGTTTTTGCCAACGTTAGATGAAGACTATTCCTTGGTACTAAAGGAAAGACACTATAAAAcgaatgtgaaaaaaaatcgatttaCGATTATCGAAACAaggaatgaagaaaatatagaTTCCTCTCATACTCTGTTTAAATACTACACATCTGATGATCACTTGCTTAACGCCACTGGAGCGGGAAGTGCTATGGGTGGTGCGGGCACTGTCCCCGGCGCTGCTAATACGACGAATGACGCTGGGTTGAACAGCGCAAACAGCGTGAGTCACCTGCATGGCGTTAGCAGCACGAGTAGTAGGGACAACAAACTGGGAAAGAGTAACAAGCGGACTCTTCAGGACACTGACGGCCATTTCGGTTCCTCCTCTGCTTCCAAACAAAAAACCAAacaggttaaaaaaatgcacgtTTTCGATATCGATAAGGcgaaaattagtatgttcaaAATATTCGAGcgagaggggaaaaagggggtccccttttccgtttttgcCAAAAGTTTTAACATCCCGTccaattacataaaaaatatcttagACGAAATAgccgtgaaaaaaaaacgggtcACGGATAAGAAACCGGTGTACTTTTTGAAGGACTGCATTGGTTGACGCGCGCGCCGTTGTCGTCGCATAACAATCGGCGCAGTGCTGCACTTTactgtgcaatttttttttttttttttttttttttttacaaattttattccaGCTGTGGCAGTACGGCCCACACGCGCGCCATAAGTTTGtggaattttctttttttcgagtTTGGTGAATTGGGACGACGTGGCTAGCTGGGCAGTTAGGCCGACTCTGTCAATTTGGCCGATTTGGTGAATTTTGCCGATTTTGCCGATTTGGCCGATTTGGTGAATTTTGCCGATTTTGCCGATTTTGCCGATTTTGCCGATTTGGCCGATTTGGTGAATACTTTTCCGCTCTTCTTTATCGATTCGATGGGGAGTTCCCCGTTTTGgcgaaaaattgaataacACGGGGGTGGGGGAAGCTCAGGCAGCGGCGACGGTGTCTTGGTAGGCTCGGCGCTCTCGGAACATCCTTCTGTTGTGTACTGCGATTGGCTGAGCTCAGTTGTGTTGCTTCTATTACTTCTATTACTTCCATTGCTTcagtcgttttttttttttcgcctatGTGTAGCTTAATCGCTTCGGATATGACTGGTATTTCGATATAGCTGCGAAGGGGGACGGTAAAGGCGACGCAGTGCAGGTGACGCAGTGCAGGTGGGGGTGACCCGACACAACAGTTATGCGCTGCATGTGTATACACATGTGGGGGGTTAAAAAGGCGGAACCCCCCATGGGCGGTCCTTTTCTTACTATCCAAGCAAAGACGAGAGGAACGGAATGATCAGAGAGCCAAAGTAGATCGCCATGGTGGAGTACAAAATGGTCAAGTTGAAAATATCCGTGTCGTTGTAGGAGTAGGGAAACACTCGGAAGTAAAACAAAGCCAGCGCATAGCCAAACATGGATAATATCAAACTCTGCGGAGTGGTAGGAGGAATAAACAAACGGGGTGAGAGAAGCTTGCATGACGCGGAAAATTACTTCCTCTTGTTTTGTGTTGATGGTGGTAACGGATTGATGATCCAATTTTCGATGTTGCCCCCGACGCATGTCTATTCGCCGGGGTGGTGCTCCCTACCTGCATATGATGGTACCTAATGAAGTAGTGAAACTTGAAGCGGTTCTCTTTGACGAACAGGAAGTAGAGACCCATGAAGGTGCCAAAGGATAGAAAGGGGATGGACGAGTACATCTGGTTTAGTTTTTCGATTTGGAAGAGGTACCTGGGGGGGGATGGGTGTCGGCGTTAGTGCAGGAGTTAGTGTCGGCGTTAGTGTCGACGTTAGTGCCGGCGTTAGTGCCGGAGTTAGTGCCAGCGTTAGTACCAGCTTGACTGCACATGATGTACCCATGAACGAACGGCACACTTATCGGAAGACACACCGCGAAACGTACGTGATGATTGTCCCGTTTCGCAGTGTCTCTACTTCACTCGtggttctctttttttcatttgtcaatcgtgagaaaaaaaaaaaaaaattcctactTGTGTAGCGAAGGCGGGAGCATATTTACGAGTGGCATGACGAAAGCCTGCATTTGATGTAGAGAAAATTGGAAGCGGAAATGTTGTGATGAAAACTTGGACGAGGGGGGGCATAAGCAGCGGTGCGCACTTTTGGGGGGTGAAGAAGTGGTCAAGGTGTTAGCAAAACGTAGCTAAGAAGAAGTCATGGCGTTGGCAAAACGTAGCTAAGAAGAAGTCATGGTGTTGGCAAAACGTAGCTAAGAAGAAGTCATGGTGTTAGCAAAACGTAGCTGCGAAGTGGCCAAGGTGTTAGCAAAACGCAGCTTCGAAGTAGCCATGATGTTGTGAGACGTGCCCAGTGCCCCCCTGGAACACCCACCTGAATAGCATCCATGAAGGGGAGAACGTAACTTGTGGAAGCTATCAGTTTATCCAACAATGTAACGTCACTTTCGccgtgaaaaataaaattgattttttcttttaaagaCAGATGAACATGGCTGTGCCTAATTTTGATATTCGTCCTTGTGGTTTTGTTCAACGAATAAAATAACTTCCCCCCTGATGTCCCTACCTCTCTTCTTCTACCTTTCGTATCTCCCACCCATCCCAATTGCTTTACATTAACTTTCGTCGAATTGTGCATTTTGATAATCCTCCCGCCGTTACGAAAGGCTAACACATAGGGGGTTAAAATGAGACATGCTAGAATGTAGGTGAGGAATTGTATACCCATTTCTTTATCTGGTGTAATTGATGCATGTGTGTTGTCTGTGGgggcttcatttttttcctgcgccAGATTCAGCACTAATTGGGGGTCGCGTTGGTTCGTCCGCGAACTGGGTGATCTATGCCCAAACGAATCGGCACAGGAGAAGCTTAATCAAACAAACGTGTGCGACTCAAGGGTGGCTAAGTATATCTGCAGAACGcatggtgaaaaaatgcgaaaaatgcgaaaaatgcgaaaaatgcgaaaaatgcgaaaattgcgaaaaatgtgaaaaattaaaaaataagttttttgGGGCAGGGGGCCCATAGAATTGAATTCCTTCAGGACTTATCTCCCGGGTAAGCGCTCCTAGTGGCCATTGCCCGTGTCATTGTAGCGATGGGCAGGGCAGAGCAGGGCTGGGCGCACATGGCTTGCGAGTTGCAAAGGGGCGGCGAAACGGGGGGGAAGTGTTCTTCACACGGTtattcttcatcttcttacATTGGTACTTCTTACTTCTTACATTCTTATCTTCGTTCCTTCCTCTCTtcctatcttttttttttttttttcacccaaTTAAGGCACCCACAGCTTTGCAGCTGGCTGCCTTCCGAATGGGCCAACAAAAATGGCGTCACATAAATGTGCAGAATGTACACACCTCGCCTTATAGAAATAaatcgtttaaaaaaaatgacataagGCGAGTT
This genomic window contains:
- a CDS encoding hypothetical protein (putative), whose product is MDNYLGDAYNSCEDPSERNPLLGVSYEEAFSRGYLPEESNNLVHPVLGTKHEKGELSRKSGYAKGNTKGGIKGHAKGGVKQGIKQGIKGHAMRGATGREDGGTSTTGKKDLTPPSVTTSPVPIIPQENYSKKGMPLKSGNNSCPEGEKRLDLLCPHELRMDGPNEWNRGVATEGGVNNNLEKSNRGNRDYTWRVLDLRPPHDDDPTVSAQDSNEWELFERKESTPLHHKGEVTPNVSSEQNYHVRDKNVKKYEQVMSNCTSSMEYPSERNTYGHRDVYSSVSKNGASSYSNRERTVFPDGASTLGRDNADSYDYSDERIEDVDLDERDRRTHPRGEEKYNFLANDTWKKGPIDVATNQKERGNTWRRNEGNMGGTHLGGDKKDTLHKRDRGFLPKGDLKEGGGSSYSKSPTYDRALVRHIERDVAFYEDISRDMEGVTRGAQHGSFYSPPERYLHGEDCSADSSVICSPRCNPRCSPAGDSTSSFNQKDFLLLKKKREEDSRLNKWLNKINARENEKKKKIQEKKRIHKKGIGRLVSITQPNRVKNLIKEEGRKGGGVNIQEKKGCIKLGPHNGKGEFDEELHIVARAASRCTDREKAITWVGSGWTDITYDKRSISPMSRYEDALMSDHVAGQMSRNISEGDPHGRVASGRAARRGYHTRGRYTDGEIPGEEDIHSDHPNGDHPNGDHPNGDGRSGGEGPYRESKIKHRDRNELLYWKAMKQKEQLQRKKDAFEEVKENKFQRECKFSPEIKNNVKIYMSDLPRGYSKTVQRIKRGVEEKRRVHNFLEYRIPVGTNGDKNAQNIFRSKCQEGRTTTLSPFSFDKGFYKVKIKPVYFETKIRLSENKIASLAIREDEDPLYIVDIFCKIHAIRDEDKRVLYEYVMDELGKASQGS
- a CDS encoding ubiquitin activating enzyme (putative) yields the protein MKNSEEWEKEKIYDRQLRLWGVKAQNRMMKSNVLILGLSGINIEICKNLILNGINITIIDDNIVNEEMVENIFFLNESDINNYACVAIFKELKSINKMINMKAYIGRMDTPNDSIIIDSELVQNGNGEINYPLYKLVKMNEFCHEKNIGFFAAMCNGKFAFLFSDFGNHVIEESYYKVKEGQKKGETGANKAGDLQKKDETGANKAGDLQKKDETGANKAGDLQKKDETGANKAGIQIQYCKLSHFLKVPFENFDKKTNKIIFPMFALILFEQNKQLNKNDKSIDEQEFYTFCDQFSLSKCKESLGEITKTYRVAFSPSCSIMGGVTSQEIRKFVSKQHESIPNFCVFDMNQNVVCTSMIS
- a CDS encoding hypothetical protein (putative); translated protein: PPYCRIALLPNRLPAEPTAGKMLGGKENDGCSKASMKSKNIKIIKVPKFVSNKWLQYNNKDIVGLFEQNNNEISTLYVQKDDTDNVKKLTCNKGSTVNTYILKQSKVSLKPSKGVNPSSSPSATTTSTAPTNSNSKTSENVNQSKVKINLNNPVKENTDRNKDTDYVVCADVLKNCEHTYSFLPTLDEDYSLVLKERHYKTNVKKNRFTIIETRNEENIDSSHTLFKYYTSDDHLLNATGAGSAMGGAGTVPGAANTTNDAGLNSANSVSHLHGVSSTSSRDNKLGKSNKRTLQDTDGHFGSSSASKQKTKQVKKMHVFDIDKAKISMFKIFEREGKKGVPFSVFAKSFNIPSNYIKNILDEIAVKKKRVTDKKPVYFLKDCIG
- a CDS encoding hypothetical protein (putative) — protein: MGIQFLTYILACLILTPYVLAFRNGGRIIKMHNSTKVNVKQLGWVGDTKGRRREVGTSGGKLFYSLNKTTRTNIKIRHSHVHLSLKEKINFIFHGESDVTLLDKLIASTSYVLPFMDAIQAFVMPLVNMLPPSLHNQAGTNAGTNSGTNAGTNVDTNADTNSCTNADTHPPPGTSSKSKN